In one Lysobacter alkalisoli genomic region, the following are encoded:
- a CDS encoding right-handed parallel beta-helix repeat-containing protein translates to MFLTVLPIAIAALLVFSPVHRAHAAGSYGNCTGFIDSLPATIGTQGTWCLRKDLSTGMSSGNAITVNANNVTLDCNGFKIGGLAAGVGTNANGIRADNRFNLTVRRCNVRGFRAGIHTSGGGGHLIEHNRLDGNTLVGLAIQSSASRISSNHVIDTGGSTATTGFAEGVFATSGVDIVDNTVSGVLPTPNGSGIGWAYGIYANSNDGGTITGNRVRGLVPAGAGAARGIYDLQAGRAIVRGNDVQGNGGSGSVGVHCSNNKGTARDNLIAGFETGIQNCLASGNTVNGN, encoded by the coding sequence GTGTTCCTCACAGTTCTTCCAATCGCCATCGCAGCACTCCTTGTCTTTTCTCCGGTCCATCGGGCCCATGCTGCCGGGAGCTACGGCAACTGCACCGGTTTCATCGACTCGCTGCCGGCCACCATCGGCACCCAGGGCACCTGGTGCCTGCGCAAGGACCTGAGCACCGGCATGAGCAGCGGCAACGCGATCACGGTCAACGCCAACAACGTCACCCTCGACTGCAACGGTTTCAAGATCGGCGGGCTGGCCGCCGGGGTGGGGACCAACGCCAATGGCATCCGGGCCGACAACCGCTTCAACCTGACTGTCCGCCGCTGCAATGTCCGCGGGTTCAGGGCGGGCATCCATACCTCGGGGGGTGGCGGCCACCTTATCGAACACAATCGTCTGGACGGCAATACCCTCGTCGGCCTCGCCATCCAGAGTTCCGCCTCGAGGATCAGTAGCAACCACGTGATCGATACCGGCGGCTCGACGGCCACAACCGGGTTCGCCGAGGGAGTCTTCGCGACCTCGGGCGTGGACATCGTCGACAACACCGTCAGTGGGGTGCTTCCTACGCCCAACGGCAGCGGCATCGGCTGGGCCTATGGCATCTATGCCAACTCGAATGACGGGGGCACCATCACCGGCAATCGCGTCCGCGGTCTGGTGCCGGCGGGAGCAGGCGCGGCCAGGGGAATCTACGATCTGCAGGCCGGTCGCGCCATCGTGCGTGGCAACGATGTCCAGGGCAATGGTGGCAGCGGCAGTGTGGGCGTGCATTGCAGCAACAACAAGGGCACGGCCCGCGACAACCTGATCGCCGGATTCGAGACCGGAATCCAGAACTGCCTGGCTTCCGGCAATACCGTCAACGGAAACTGA